A region from the Leopardus geoffroyi isolate Oge1 chromosome E3, O.geoffroyi_Oge1_pat1.0, whole genome shotgun sequence genome encodes:
- the DCUN1D3 gene encoding DCN1-like protein 3 yields MGQCVTKCKNPSSTLGSKNGDRDPSSKSHSRRGAGHREEQPPACGKPGGDILVNGTKKAEAVTEPCQLPTSSGDAGREPKSNAEESSLQRLEELFRRYKDEREDAILEEGMERFCNDLCVDPTEFRVLLLAWKFQAATMCKFTRKEFFDGCKAISADSIDGICARFPSLLTEAKQEDKFKDLYRFTFQFGLDSEEGQRSLHREIAIALWKLVFTQNNPPVLDQWLNFLTENPSGIKGISRDTWNMFLNFTQVIGPDLSNYSEDEAWPSLFDTFVEWEMERRKREGEGRGALSSGPEGLCPEEQT; encoded by the exons ATGGGCCAGTGCGTCACCAAGTGCAAGAATCCCTCATCAACCCTGGGCAGCAAGAATGGAGACCGTGACCCCAGCAGCAAGTCACACAGCAGGCGGGGTGCAGGCCACCGCGAGGAACAGCCACCAGCCTGTGGCAAGCCAGGTGGGGATATCCTTGTCAATGGGACCAAGAAGGCAGAGGCTGTCACCGAACCCTGCCAGCTGCCAACGTCCTCTGGAGATGCTGGGAGGGAGCCCAAGTCCAATGCCGAGGAGTCTTCCCTGCAGAGGTTGGAAGAACTGTTCAGGCGTTACAAGGACGAGCGGGAGGATGCAATTTTGGAGGAAGGCATGGAGCGCTTTTGCAATGACTTATGTGTTGACCCCACGGAATTTCGAGTGCTGCTCTTGGCTTGGAAGTTCCAGGCTGCTACCATGTGCAAATTCACCAG GAAGGAGTTTTTTGATGGCTGCAAAGCAATAAGTGCAGACAGCATTGATGGGATCTGTGCACGGTTCCCTAGCCTCTTAACAGAAGCCAAACAAGAGGATAAATTCAAGGATCTCTACCGGTTTACATTTCAGTTTGGCCTGGACTCTGAAGAAGGGCAGCGGTCACTGCATCGGGAAATAGCCATTGCCCTGTGGAAACTAGTCTTTACTCAGAACAATCCTCCAGTATTGGACCAATGGCTAAACTTCCTAACGGAGAACCCCTCGGGGATCAAGGGCATCTCCCGGGACACTTGGAACATGTTCCTTAACTTCACTCAGGTGATTGGCCCAGACCTCAGCAACTACAGTGAAGATGAGGCCTGGCCAAGTCTCTTCGATACCTTTGTGGAGTGGGAAATGGAgcgaaggaaaagagaaggggaagggagaggtgcaCTCAGCTCAGGGCCCGAGGGCTTGTGTCCCGAGGAGCAGACTTAG